A DNA window from Aquarana catesbeiana isolate 2022-GZ linkage group LG01, ASM4218655v1, whole genome shotgun sequence contains the following coding sequences:
- the ATOH1 gene encoding transcription factor ATOH1, whose product MSRLLAADWCEELPTEPYLLDASDPRAWLSSPALPSAPDYLLSQAAGRRHKVWKLKGLQVEDEEEGEEDEEEDGGEMCHQRSQPGKAPNGVQKQRRIAANARERRRMHGLNHAFDQLRNVIPSFNNDKKLSKYETLQMAQIYINALSDLLQVPPEHPPPCSNYGGEARRFPADYPLPLDPINYSSHKSPSSSPPAQSSGEESKPSPRGHRSDGEFSPHSHYSDSDEVS is encoded by the coding sequence ATGTCCCGCTTACTGGCCGCCGACTGGTGCGAGGAGCTGCCCACCGAACCTTACCTACTGGACGCCAGTGACCCCCGAGCCTGGCTCTCCAGCCCCGCACTACCCTCCGCCCCAGACTACCTACTGTCCCAGGCCGCCGGGAGGAGGCACAAGGTGTGGAAGCTCAAGGGGCTTCAggtggaggacgaggaggagggtgaggaggacgaggaggaggacggagGGGAGATGTGCCACCAGAGATCCCAGCCAGGGAAAGCCCCCAATGGGGTCCAGAAACAACGCCGGATTGCCGCCAATGCCCGGGAGAGGAGGAGGATGCACGGACTCAATCATGCCTTCGATCAGCTCCGGAATGTCATCCCCTCCTTCAACAACGACAAGAAACTTTCCAAGTATGAGACCCTACAGATGGCTCAGATATACATCAATGCCTTGTCCGACCTTCTCCAGGTACCCCCAGAACATCCCCCACCCTGCTCCAACTATGGAGGGGAAGCAAGGAGGTTCCCCGCGGACTATCCTCTGCCCCTAGACCCCATCAACTACTCCAGCCACaagtctccttcttcttctccacctgcccagtcttcaggagaggagagcAAACCTTCTCCCAGAGGTCACAGGAGCGATGGAGAGTTCTCCCCCCACTCCCACTACAGCGACTCCGATGAGGTCAGCTAA